One Brachyspira suanatina DNA segment encodes these proteins:
- the rpmD gene encoding 50S ribosomal protein L30, translating into MAKVVITLVKSPIGYEKSQRATVVALGFKKGKRVVEKEATPQINGMINKISHLLKVEYK; encoded by the coding sequence ATGGCTAAAGTTGTAATAACATTAGTAAAATCTCCTATAGGCTATGAGAAATCTCAAAGAGCTACAGTTGTAGCTTTGGGTTTCAAAAAGGGCAAAAGAGTTGTAGAAAAAGAAGCAACTCCTCAAATAAATGGAATGATAAATAAAATATCACATCTTCTTAAAGTAGAGTATAAGTGA
- the secY gene encoding preprotein translocase subunit SecY → MFKSFANIFRVQELRSRILFTVIAILVYRIGSHIPTPGIDPTALLGFLSSSQGGGGLLTIMDLFSGGALFRFSILALGIMPYISASIIMQLLGVVIPALERMQKEGESGRKKINQYVRYLTLVLCIVQSAAMASWIQSINEGAMIFMNPGIGFILLVVVTATAGTMFLMWLGDQITERGLGNGISVIIFAGIVARIPAGVYDVIQKRESEYLNSLVIVLFFIIFAIVIFCVVYEESGQRRIPVQYAKRVVGRKVFGAQSTHIPFKINPSGVIPIIFASALMAIPAQIASLTRGVQWRWLDALLRFFSYGSWAYIILYCLLVIMFAYVYTSVQFNPDDIAENLKKSGGFIPGYRPGTQTAEYLKTVLSRITIGGSIFLAAIAVFPDLMSKIPIFAPFRGTNNSLVYLMGGTSVMISVSVAVELLKQIESYLQMHNYDGILKKSKVRR, encoded by the coding sequence ATGTTTAAATCGTTTGCTAATATATTTAGAGTACAAGAATTAAGAAGCAGAATCTTATTTACTGTTATTGCTATATTAGTTTATAGAATAGGAAGCCATATTCCAACACCTGGTATAGATCCTACAGCTCTTTTAGGTTTTTTGTCCTCATCTCAAGGTGGAGGAGGACTTTTAACTATAATGGATTTATTTTCAGGTGGTGCTTTATTTAGATTTTCTATATTAGCGCTTGGTATTATGCCTTATATTTCTGCTTCAATTATAATGCAGCTTCTTGGTGTAGTTATTCCTGCTTTGGAAAGAATGCAAAAAGAAGGTGAGAGCGGTCGTAAAAAAATAAATCAGTATGTTAGATATCTAACTCTTGTTCTTTGTATAGTACAATCTGCAGCTATGGCTAGCTGGATTCAGAGTATAAATGAAGGTGCTATGATATTTATGAATCCTGGTATAGGTTTCATACTTCTAGTGGTTGTAACAGCTACTGCTGGTACCATGTTCTTGATGTGGCTAGGTGACCAGATTACAGAACGCGGCCTTGGTAACGGTATATCTGTTATAATCTTTGCTGGAATTGTTGCTCGTATTCCTGCTGGGGTTTATGATGTTATACAAAAGAGAGAAAGTGAATATTTGAATTCTTTAGTAATAGTTCTTTTCTTTATAATTTTCGCAATAGTAATATTCTGTGTAGTTTATGAAGAAAGCGGACAAAGAAGAATTCCTGTTCAGTATGCTAAAAGAGTTGTAGGCAGAAAAGTATTCGGAGCTCAATCAACTCATATACCTTTCAAAATCAACCCATCCGGTGTAATTCCTATAATATTTGCTTCAGCTTTAATGGCAATTCCTGCTCAAATAGCTAGCTTAACTAGAGGAGTTCAATGGAGATGGCTTGATGCATTGCTTAGATTCTTCTCTTATGGAAGTTGGGCATACATAATTCTTTATTGTTTATTAGTTATAATGTTTGCCTATGTTTATACATCAGTACAGTTCAATCCTGATGATATAGCTGAGAATCTTAAAAAGTCCGGCGGTTTTATACCAGGTTACAGACCAGGTACTCAAACTGCAGAATATTTAAAGACAGTATTAAGCAGAATAACTATAGGCGGTTCAATATTCTTAGCAGCAATAGCAGTATTTCCAGATTTAATGTCTAAGATTCCTATATTTGCTCCTTTCAGAGGTACAAATAATTCGCTTGTTTATTTGATGGGTGGAACATCAGTAATGATTAGTGTAAGTGTTGCTGTTGAGTTATTAAAACAAATAGAGTCTTATTTGCAAATGCATAACTATGACGGTATATTAAAGAAATCTAAGGTGAGAAGGTAA
- the rpsM gene encoding 30S ribosomal protein S13, with protein sequence MARLMGVEIRNNKRIEIALTDIYGIGRTLAHVICDKANIDYSIKAKDLTDAQITALRDAIEATTKVEGDLRTELYNNIKRLKDIHSYRGMRHIKRLPVHGQRTRTNSRNARGGGARKAIAGKKKAPGKK encoded by the coding sequence ATGGCACGCTTAATGGGTGTTGAAATAAGAAATAATAAAAGAATAGAAATAGCCCTTACTGATATATATGGTATAGGACGTACTCTTGCTCATGTTATTTGTGATAAAGCTAATATAGATTATTCTATTAAAGCTAAAGATTTAACAGATGCACAAATTACTGCTTTAAGAGATGCTATAGAAGCCACTACTAAAGTAGAAGGTGATTTACGTACAGAGCTTTATAATAATATAAAACGTTTGAAAGACATTCACTCATACCGCGGAATGCGTCATATTAAGAGGCTTCCTGTACATGGTCAACGCACTCGTACAAACTCTCGTAATGCTAGAGGTGGCGGTGCTAGAAAAGCTATTGCTGGTAAGAAAAAAGCACCAGGTAAAAAATAA
- the lpxA gene encoding acyl-ACP--UDP-N-acetylglucosamine O-acyltransferase, translating into MSNNIHPTAIISDSAKIADNAEIGPYAIIEGEVSIGENTTIGAHSVIKEYTTIGKNNIIHDHAVIGNLPQDIHFDRKTVSFLEIGDGNEIREFANLHRASKENAKTIIKNNCYIMATGHVAHDCEINDNVIICNGALVAGHVRVEKGAFISGNCVVHQFCAIGQYAMISGMSAVGRDILPFALTAHAGEAIIYKLNLVGMRRAGFTSEQISQAEKAYDMWFNWNKTKQEFLDTYLNDTSLNPIARDIVEFISKARRGITPRKTV; encoded by the coding sequence ATGTCAAATAATATACATCCAACTGCTATAATTTCTGATTCTGCCAAAATAGCAGATAATGCAGAAATTGGACCTTATGCTATTATAGAAGGTGAAGTTAGTATAGGAGAAAATACAACTATCGGAGCACATTCTGTAATAAAAGAATATACAACAATAGGTAAAAATAATATAATACATGATCATGCTGTTATAGGAAATCTTCCTCAAGATATACATTTTGATAGAAAAACAGTGAGTTTCCTTGAAATAGGTGATGGAAATGAAATTAGAGAATTTGCCAATCTTCATAGAGCATCTAAAGAAAATGCTAAAACTATCATAAAAAATAACTGCTATATAATGGCTACTGGGCATGTCGCTCATGACTGTGAAATAAATGATAATGTTATAATATGTAACGGTGCTTTAGTAGCAGGACATGTAAGAGTTGAAAAAGGGGCATTCATATCTGGAAATTGTGTAGTACATCAGTTCTGTGCTATAGGTCAGTATGCTATGATAAGCGGTATGTCTGCCGTAGGAAGGGATATACTTCCATTTGCATTAACTGCTCATGCAGGTGAAGCAATTATATATAAGCTTAATTTAGTAGGTATGAGAAGAGCTGGATTTACTTCAGAGCAAATTTCCCAAGCTGAAAAGGCTTATGATATGTGGTTCAATTGGAATAAAACAAAACAAGAATTTTTAGATACATATTTAAACGATACTTCTTTAAATCCAATAGCTAGAGATATTGTAGAGTTTATATCCAAAGCTAGAAGAGGAATAACTCCTAGAAAAACTGTTTAA
- a CDS encoding Smr/MutS family protein produces MPKNSEDEERRLFEFYLEHGYLPDEFNNKKENIKKEFNKDKVHKENNINKEIQIDYKEELAYTKEDEEMFLSAIENLDCTNHSKKSIHDRRVNTKFKPNIKNAIPKDRLDLHGLTSERALIEIKHFIYECKKNKISPILIIHGKGFGSENRIPVLKNLVEYYLATEGKNYIKFSSDAPINLGGSGAKIIYLDI; encoded by the coding sequence ATGCCAAAGAACTCTGAAGATGAAGAAAGAAGATTATTTGAATTCTATTTGGAGCATGGATATCTTCCTGATGAGTTTAATAATAAAAAAGAAAATATAAAAAAAGAATTTAATAAAGATAAAGTTCATAAAGAAAATAATATTAATAAAGAAATTCAAATTGATTATAAAGAAGAATTAGCCTACACAAAAGAAGATGAAGAAATGTTTTTAAGTGCAATTGAGAATCTCGATTGCACTAATCATTCTAAAAAATCAATTCATGACAGAAGAGTTAATACTAAATTCAAGCCTAATATAAAAAATGCTATTCCAAAAGATAGATTAGATCTGCATGGACTTACAAGTGAAAGAGCTTTAATAGAAATTAAACATTTTATTTATGAATGCAAAAAAAATAAAATAAGCCCAATACTAATAATACATGGTAAAGGTTTCGGAAGTGAGAATAGAATACCTGTTTTAAAAAATCTAGTTGAATATTATTTAGCTACAGAAGGAAAAAATTATATAAAATTTTCTTCTGATGCTCCTATAAATCTTGGAGGAAGTGGTGCTAAAATAATTTATTTGGATATATAA
- the fabZ gene encoding 3-hydroxyacyl-ACP dehydratase FabZ, with amino-acid sequence MEKININKIMELLPHRYPFLLVDRVESVEEGKIHAIKNVTFNEPQFTGHFPESPIMPGVLMIEALAQTSGIYCYTKILKPDEYDKKFMFFAKIDNVKFKNPVIPGDVMDMFVTVEAFSNNLLKTHGEVKVNDKLACSGDLGLFLVDKEAMKIDK; translated from the coding sequence ATGGAAAAAATTAATATAAATAAAATAATGGAATTATTACCTCATAGATACCCTTTCTTACTAGTTGATAGAGTAGAAAGCGTTGAAGAAGGAAAAATACATGCAATAAAAAATGTAACTTTTAATGAACCTCAATTTACAGGACATTTTCCAGAAAGTCCTATTATGCCTGGTGTTTTAATGATTGAAGCATTAGCTCAGACTTCTGGTATTTATTGCTATACAAAAATTTTAAAGCCTGATGAATATGATAAAAAATTCATGTTCTTTGCTAAAATAGATAATGTTAAGTTTAAAAATCCTGTAATACCTGGAGATGTTATGGATATGTTTGTTACTGTTGAAGCATTCAGTAATAATCTACTTAAAACTCATGGGGAAGTAAAAGTTAATGATAAATTAGCTTGCTCTGGTGATTTAGGTTTATTTTTAGTTGATAAAGAAGCTATGAAAATAGATAAATAA
- the rplQ gene encoding 50S ribosomal protein L17, producing MRHRVTVKKFNRTSAHKKAMLSNMLTSLFKYEKIETTKEKGRAIKQLADKTIYKAKVDNVHNRRTIAKYIKDKDVLAKLFKDIAPRYAGKNGGYVRKILSYKRFGDAADMCVVMLCESDSSSAKTENK from the coding sequence ATGAGACATAGAGTTACAGTAAAAAAATTTAATAGAACAAGTGCACATAAAAAAGCTATGCTTTCTAATATGCTTACTTCTCTTTTCAAATATGAAAAAATAGAGACTACTAAAGAAAAAGGTAGAGCTATTAAGCAATTAGCTGATAAAACAATATATAAAGCTAAAGTTGATAATGTTCATAATAGAAGAACTATAGCAAAGTATATTAAAGATAAAGATGTACTTGCTAAACTTTTTAAAGATATAGCTCCTAGATATGCTGGTAAAAACGGCGGTTATGTAAGAAAAATTTTATCATACAAGAGATTCGGTGATGCTGCTGACATGTGTGTTGTTATGCTTTGCGAATCTGACAGCAGTTCTGCTAAAACTGAAAATAAATAA
- the infA gene encoding translation initiation factor IF-1, protein MAERETIEVEGTVVEPLPNATFRVELENGHKILAHISGKMRMNFIRILPGDKVTIEMSPYDLTKGRIIYRYK, encoded by the coding sequence ATGGCTGAAAGAGAAACTATAGAAGTAGAGGGTACTGTAGTAGAGCCTCTTCCAAATGCTACTTTTAGAGTAGAGTTAGAGAATGGTCATAAGATATTGGCTCATATATCAGGCAAAATGCGTATGAATTTTATCCGCATACTTCCTGGAGATAAAGTAACTATAGAAATGTCTCCCTATGATTTAACAAAGGGTAGAATAATTTATCGTTATAAGTAA
- a CDS encoding DNA-directed RNA polymerase subunit alpha — protein sequence MALKEILESIRHPHRVTFEKKDLTPTYGKFIAQPFERGYAVTVGNALRRVLLSSIPGYAITTIKIDGVSNEFENVPGMKEDTIVMIMHLKNVVVSLPPHMDTKTIHMKKEGPCVITAGDLVADDTEAQVHNPDYYIATIAEGYTFEMDIQIEGGYSYVPAEMNIELLEDINAIAIDAIYSPIVSVKYNVDPIRVGQRIDYGKLTLEIETKGNIAPDKALSQAAKILRDNLKHFMDPEEANGDDEKIEETPKDSVLDSLKGKHIEEVEFSVRTANFLMASDLKTLDKVAVKTDADLLRLIGANEMIIEEIKEKLAEYNAHLGMRG from the coding sequence ATGGCATTAAAAGAAATATTAGAATCTATTAGACATCCTCATAGAGTTACTTTTGAAAAGAAGGATTTAACTCCTACTTATGGTAAATTTATAGCTCAGCCTTTTGAGAGAGGATATGCGGTAACAGTTGGTAATGCTTTAAGAAGAGTACTATTATCTTCTATACCTGGTTATGCTATCACTACTATAAAAATTGATGGTGTTAGCAATGAATTTGAAAATGTTCCTGGAATGAAAGAGGACACAATCGTTATGATTATGCACCTTAAAAATGTAGTAGTTTCTCTTCCTCCTCATATGGATACTAAAACTATTCATATGAAAAAAGAAGGTCCATGTGTTATCACTGCTGGAGATTTAGTGGCTGATGATACTGAAGCTCAAGTGCATAATCCTGACTATTATATAGCTACAATCGCTGAGGGATATACTTTTGAGATGGATATTCAAATTGAAGGCGGATACAGCTATGTACCTGCTGAAATGAATATTGAATTATTAGAAGATATTAATGCTATAGCTATAGATGCTATTTATTCTCCTATTGTAAGTGTAAAATATAATGTTGATCCTATCAGAGTGGGTCAGCGTATAGATTATGGTAAACTTACTCTTGAGATAGAAACTAAGGGTAATATAGCTCCTGATAAGGCTTTATCCCAAGCTGCTAAAATTTTAAGAGATAATTTAAAGCATTTTATGGATCCTGAAGAGGCTAATGGAGATGATGAAAAAATAGAAGAAACTCCTAAAGATTCTGTGCTTGATTCTCTTAAAGGTAAACATATTGAAGAGGTAGAATTCTCTGTTAGAACTGCTAATTTCTTAATGGCTTCTGATCTTAAAACTTTAGATAAAGTTGCAGTAAAAACTGATGCTGATTTATTAAGATTAATCGGTGCTAATGAAATGATCATCGAAGAAATTAAGGAAAAGCTAGCTGAGTATAATGCTCATCTTGGTATGAGAGGATAA
- the rpmJ gene encoding 50S ribosomal protein L36: protein MKVKSSIKKRCNDCQIVKRKGVVRVICKKNPRHKQKQK, encoded by the coding sequence ATGAAAGTAAAAAGTTCTATAAAAAAACGTTGTAATGACTGCCAAATAGTGAAGAGAAAAGGCGTCGTTAGAGTTATATGTAAGAAAAACCCAAGACATAAACAAAAACAGAAGTAA
- the rpsK gene encoding 30S ribosomal protein S11 has protein sequence MATQKGKKTLKDKKIKKDRKVEAFGIVHIKASFNNTIVTITDRNGDTLSWASAGLDGDYKSSKKSTPFAAQVASEKASKKAYEMGVREVEVYVKGPGMGRESSIRAVEASGLKVKLIKDVTPMPHNGCRPRKRRRI, from the coding sequence GTGGCTACTCAAAAAGGTAAAAAAACTCTAAAAGATAAAAAAATTAAAAAAGATAGAAAAGTTGAAGCTTTTGGTATAGTACATATAAAGGCTAGCTTTAATAATACAATAGTTACTATAACTGATAGAAATGGTGACACTTTATCATGGGCTAGTGCAGGTTTAGATGGAGATTACAAAAGTAGTAAAAAATCTACACCTTTTGCAGCACAAGTTGCTAGTGAAAAAGCATCTAAAAAAGCTTATGAAATGGGTGTGAGAGAAGTAGAAGTTTACGTTAAAGGTCCTGGAATGGGAAGAGAAAGCTCAATAAGAGCAGTTGAAGCTTCAGGTCTTAAAGTTAAACTTATTAAGGACGTTACTCCAATGCCTCATAATGGCTGCCGTCCTAGAAAAAGAAGAAGAATATAA
- the rho gene encoding transcription termination factor Rho has protein sequence MPFPTKKRVKVSNENEEIEVSPAQPKKVVRKKVVKQVIAEANEENTNNSEIVQEKDEFDKEIENNDEVKEIKRPHDILYISKLSVLTFEELLEFAESYGIKKDTSNNIRRQELMHAILKAQIALEGKIVAEGTLETLQDGFGFLRSKNSNYLVGPDDIYISPAQIRLFGLRTGDLITGEVRPPKDNAGEKFFALLRIETVNGEEPNNLYKRPHFDKLTPIFPNERIDLEFAPNKISTRIINLVSPIGKGQRGLIVAPPKAGKTMMLQEIANAICKNYPDIKLFILLIDERPEEVTDMKRQVPEAEVIASTFDETPDKHCQVSEMVLEKAKRLVENKHDVVIILDSITRLSRAYNLVVPASGKVLTGGVDSNALHKPKRFFGAARNIEEGGSLTIIASALVDTGSKMDDYIYEEFKGTGNMELHLDRKLANRRLFPAIDIDSSSTRREDLLLTEEEKNKMWALRKYMQSQGIDEDQLIETVVDKMNSTKDNAEFLKLLNS, from the coding sequence ATGCCTTTTCCAACTAAAAAACGTGTGAAAGTATCTAATGAAAATGAGGAAATTGAAGTATCACCTGCACAGCCAAAAAAAGTTGTTAGAAAAAAGGTTGTAAAGCAGGTTATTGCAGAAGCTAATGAAGAAAATACAAATAATTCAGAAATTGTACAGGAAAAAGATGAATTTGATAAAGAAATAGAAAATAATGATGAAGTAAAAGAAATAAAAAGACCTCATGATATACTTTATATTAGTAAATTAAGTGTTTTAACTTTTGAGGAATTATTAGAATTTGCTGAGTCTTATGGTATAAAGAAAGACACTAGTAATAATATAAGACGTCAGGAACTTATGCATGCTATATTAAAGGCACAGATTGCTCTAGAGGGAAAAATAGTTGCTGAAGGCACTTTAGAAACTTTACAAGATGGTTTTGGTTTTTTACGTTCTAAAAATAGCAATTATTTGGTTGGACCTGATGATATATATATTTCTCCTGCTCAAATAAGACTTTTTGGACTGAGAACTGGTGATTTAATTACAGGAGAAGTGAGACCTCCTAAAGATAATGCAGGAGAGAAATTTTTTGCTTTACTTAGAATAGAAACTGTTAATGGTGAGGAACCTAATAATCTATATAAAAGACCTCATTTTGATAAATTAACTCCTATTTTCCCTAATGAACGTATAGATTTGGAGTTCGCTCCTAATAAAATCTCTACTCGTATCATCAATCTTGTTTCACCTATAGGTAAAGGTCAAAGAGGATTAATCGTTGCACCTCCTAAAGCTGGTAAAACTATGATGCTTCAGGAAATTGCTAATGCTATATGTAAAAATTATCCTGATATTAAACTTTTCATTCTTCTTATAGATGAACGTCCTGAAGAAGTTACCGATATGAAAAGACAAGTACCTGAAGCTGAAGTTATAGCTTCTACTTTTGATGAAACTCCTGATAAACATTGTCAGGTTTCTGAAATGGTATTAGAAAAAGCTAAGAGATTAGTTGAAAATAAACATGATGTTGTTATTATATTAGACTCTATTACTAGACTTTCAAGAGCCTACAACTTAGTAGTTCCTGCAAGCGGTAAGGTATTAACAGGCGGTGTTGATTCCAATGCTTTGCATAAACCAAAAAGATTCTTTGGTGCTGCTCGTAATATAGAAGAGGGTGGATCTCTTACTATTATTGCTTCTGCTTTAGTTGATACAGGAAGTAAGATGGATGATTATATTTATGAGGAGTTCAAAGGCACTGGTAATATGGAGCTTCATTTAGATAGAAAACTTGCTAATAGAAGACTTTTCCCTGCTATTGATATTGATTCTTCTTCTACTAGAAGAGAGGATTTACTTCTTACTGAAGAAGAAAAAAATAAAATGTGGGCATTGAGAAAATATATGCAGTCTCAAGGTATAGATGAAGATCAATTAATAGAAACTGTTGTTGATAAAATGAATTCTACTAAAGATAATGCAGAATTTTTAAAATTATTAAATTCATAA
- the lpxB gene encoding lipid-A-disaccharide synthase, with product MRIFIATGEVSGDIQGALLARKIKELDPNIILDGFGGVEMQKANVNILSDMSTLSTIGIFEGANPKVAFKNLGAFNRLKEYLKNNKVDIMLLVDNQGVNLLLAKYCKANNIPYMYYFPPHVGIWGAWNAKRLLSAKKIITPFLFDYEVYKKFGCDVIYSGHPFADLDYNKNVPELNMPKKEYTVGVLFGSRNQEIKKLAPVFIKSMKMLNDMLSSNIRFVIPIAYPEYKEPIEKILDNYKNLLENVSYSLLCGDDKDYVYSYSDALIMSSGTASLLAACYGKPMVICYKISYITFFLGKLLTNIKYVGMPNVLLNEEAAPELLQNDCNPNAITSHIIKYLTDKEYYKKVSNNLLRVRETLGEKNVLERIAKEIINS from the coding sequence ATGAGAATATTTATAGCCACAGGAGAAGTTTCAGGCGACATTCAAGGTGCCTTATTAGCAAGAAAAATAAAAGAGTTAGATCCTAACATCATATTAGATGGATTTGGCGGTGTTGAAATGCAAAAAGCTAATGTAAATATATTGTCAGATATGTCTACTTTATCAACTATAGGCATATTTGAAGGAGCTAATCCTAAAGTAGCATTCAAAAATCTTGGTGCTTTTAACAGATTAAAAGAATATTTAAAAAACAATAAAGTTGATATTATGCTTCTTGTAGATAATCAAGGTGTAAACTTACTATTAGCAAAATATTGTAAAGCTAATAATATACCATATATGTATTATTTTCCCCCGCATGTTGGTATATGGGGGGCTTGGAATGCTAAAAGACTCCTTTCTGCAAAAAAAATAATTACTCCTTTTCTATTTGATTATGAAGTATATAAAAAATTTGGATGTGATGTTATTTATAGCGGACATCCATTTGCCGATTTGGACTATAATAAAAATGTTCCTGAATTAAATATGCCTAAAAAAGAATATACTGTTGGAGTTTTGTTTGGAAGCAGAAATCAAGAAATAAAAAAATTAGCTCCTGTATTTATAAAATCTATGAAGATGCTCAATGATATGCTTTCTTCAAATATAAGATTTGTAATACCTATAGCATATCCTGAATATAAAGAACCTATAGAAAAAATTCTAGATAATTATAAAAATTTATTAGAAAATGTTTCATATTCTTTATTATGCGGTGATGATAAAGATTATGTTTATTCTTATTCTGATGCATTAATAATGTCAAGCGGTACTGCTAGCCTTTTAGCAGCATGCTATGGAAAACCTATGGTTATATGTTATAAAATATCATACATAACTTTTTTTCTTGGTAAACTGCTTACAAATATAAAATATGTTGGTATGCCTAATGTTTTACTTAATGAAGAAGCTGCACCCGAGCTTTTACAAAATGACTGCAATCCAAATGCTATTACAAGTCATATTATAAAATATTTAACTGATAAAGAATACTACAAAAAAGTTAGTAATAATTTGCTTAGAGTAAGAGAAACTTTGGGTGAAAAAAATGTGCTAGAACGTATAGCAAAAGAGATTATAAATTCATGA
- the rpsD gene encoding 30S ribosomal protein S4, translating to MARYRDASCRLCRREKMKLMLKGDRCLTAKCAITKKRDVPGPANRKMKQLSEYGIQMREKQKVKRIYGVLEKQFRNYYHEAIRVAGVSGENLLRLLELRLDNVVYRLGLAKSRNQARQFVAHGFISVNGKRMTIPSYCVKVGDKVSFTERGNAVAEVKTIVEGLKSEYVPAWLSLDLSNKTGEIVTLPIREHIEYPINEQLIIEYYSK from the coding sequence ATGGCAAGATATAGAGATGCTAGTTGCAGATTATGTCGCCGCGAAAAAATGAAACTTATGTTGAAAGGCGATAGATGTCTTACTGCTAAATGTGCTATAACAAAAAAGAGAGATGTACCTGGTCCTGCTAACCGTAAAATGAAACAGTTATCAGAATATGGTATTCAGATGAGAGAAAAACAGAAAGTTAAACGTATTTACGGCGTTTTAGAAAAACAATTTAGAAATTATTATCATGAGGCTATTCGTGTAGCTGGTGTATCCGGTGAAAACTTACTTAGATTATTAGAGCTTCGTTTGGATAATGTTGTTTACAGGCTTGGACTTGCTAAAAGCAGAAATCAAGCTAGACAATTTGTAGCTCATGGTTTTATATCTGTTAATGGTAAAAGAATGACAATTCCTTCTTATTGTGTTAAAGTAGGTGATAAAGTTTCTTTCACTGAAAGAGGTAACGCAGTAGCTGAAGTAAAAACTATAGTGGAAGGTTTAAAAAGTGAGTATGTTCCTGCTTGGTTAAGTTTAGATCTTTCTAATAAGACAGGTGAAATCGTAACTTTACCTATAAGAGAGCATATAGAGTATCCTATTAATGAACAGCTCATCATTGAGTATTATTCTAAGTAA
- the rplO gene encoding 50S ribosomal protein L15, with protein sequence MAQENKKILRAPKGSSKKRHRVGRGQGSGWGCTAGRGDKGAQSRAGYSRRAGFEGGQMPLHRRIPKSGFTNAAFKKCVNIINVGDLDSIGGNEITRETLLQMGFLSSKRDYIKLLSMGEVKNAVTITVDMASKKAIEKIEKSGGKVVIHERKKYIRKKEDKKS encoded by the coding sequence ATGGCACAAGAAAATAAAAAAATATTAAGAGCTCCTAAGGGATCTAGTAAAAAACGTCATAGAGTAGGACGTGGACAAGGTTCTGGTTGGGGCTGTACAGCAGGCAGAGGTGATAAAGGTGCTCAGTCTCGTGCCGGTTACAGCAGAAGAGCTGGTTTTGAAGGCGGACAAATGCCTTTACATAGAAGAATTCCAAAAAGCGGATTCACTAATGCAGCTTTCAAAAAATGTGTAAATATTATTAATGTTGGTGATTTAGATTCTATAGGCGGTAATGAAATCACAAGAGAAACTTTACTTCAAATGGGTTTCTTATCATCTAAGAGAGATTATATTAAACTTCTTTCTATGGGTGAAGTAAAAAATGCTGTTACTATAACAGTTGATATGGCTAGTAAAAAAGCTATAGAAAAAATAGAGAAATCTGGCGGTAAAGTTGTAATACATGAACGCAAAAAATATATTAGAAAAAAAGAAGATAAAAAGTCTTAA